One Spiroplasma endosymbiont of Nebria brevicollis DNA window includes the following coding sequences:
- the gyrA gene encoding DNA gyrase subunit A, with protein MSEETIINKYNRNISEEMRNSFLEYSMSVIVSRALPDARDGLKPVHRRILYSLAILGMTYDKPYKKSARVVGECIGKFHPHGDTAVYETMVRMSQEFNYRYPLADGQGNFGSIDGDSAAAMRYTEVRMSKMAGELVKDLNKETVSFVDNYDGAEKEPSVMPAYFPNLLVNGTTGIAVGMATSIPPHNLNEIIEAIIYVAKNPECDIIELLDIIKGPDFPTGAMILGVNSIKNAYLNGRASITVRSKTKIEKLPSGKAAIIVEEIPYQTNKINLINNIVKAVQEKKVNYITDLRDESNREGIRLVLEIKNIDHAELILNQLYKFTSLQTYFTINLLALHNKQPKVMNLKELMEIYITHQIEIILKKANFELKKHEHQFHIISGLVKALKNINIIIELIKASKKTDEALFELQNKLEFSEKQAKAILEMRLQRLTGLEQEKLSNELLLIGEEITRLRILISEPEKQVELMISQLTIIKENYGDERRTEIIENYEGEIIDEALIKEEQVVITLSKSGYIKRLPLDTYRTQNRGGVGVKGVGGDNDINSDDIDKVLITSTHSDLLIFSNKGKVYRIRAHVVPAYSRTAKGTPIINLISTEKNETIKTIISLSDSYDKKTNLFFVTKKGIIKRSTLDQFESIRQNGKIAITLKPNDQLVSVLKTTGDNEIIIAVATGRAVRIHESQVRVMSRTAAGVKGIDTKGTHVIGMCANQDTNLVLSISEKGYGKISPFDEYRLLNRGGKGVISMKLTPKTGKLIEINTIDNTYNSNDLLIITLKGTVIRFSLEDIRTTGRNTIGVKLIRFKTEDDAISSIVTIPITKEKTIFIE; from the coding sequence ATGAGTGAAGAAACCATAATAAATAAATATAATCGTAATATTTCTGAAGAAATGAGAAATAGTTTTTTAGAGTATTCAATGTCAGTTATTGTATCAAGAGCATTACCAGATGCCCGAGATGGATTAAAACCTGTCCACCGTAGGATTTTGTATTCGTTAGCAATTTTAGGAATGACTTATGATAAACCATACAAGAAATCAGCACGTGTTGTTGGTGAATGTATTGGTAAATTTCATCCACATGGTGATACTGCTGTTTATGAAACAATGGTAAGAATGTCACAAGAATTTAACTATCGTTATCCATTGGCAGATGGTCAAGGTAACTTTGGTTCAATTGATGGTGATAGTGCTGCTGCTATGCGTTATACTGAAGTAAGAATGAGTAAAATGGCAGGCGAATTAGTAAAAGATTTAAATAAAGAAACTGTTTCATTTGTTGACAACTATGATGGTGCTGAAAAAGAGCCTAGTGTGATGCCTGCTTATTTTCCTAATTTACTTGTCAATGGAACTACAGGTATTGCTGTGGGAATGGCCACAAGTATTCCTCCTCATAATTTAAATGAAATTATTGAAGCAATTATTTATGTTGCTAAAAATCCAGAATGTGACATTATTGAATTATTGGATATTATTAAAGGTCCTGATTTTCCAACAGGAGCTATGATTTTAGGTGTTAATTCAATTAAAAATGCTTACTTAAATGGTAGAGCATCTATTACTGTTCGCAGTAAAACTAAAATAGAAAAATTACCTAGTGGCAAGGCAGCTATTATTGTTGAGGAGATTCCTTATCAAACTAATAAAATTAATCTGATAAATAATATTGTTAAAGCAGTACAAGAAAAAAAAGTAAATTATATTACTGATTTACGCGATGAATCAAACCGTGAAGGTATTAGGTTAGTATTAGAAATTAAAAACATTGATCATGCTGAACTTATTTTAAATCAACTATATAAATTTACCTCACTACAAACATATTTTACAATTAATTTATTAGCATTACATAATAAACAACCAAAAGTAATGAATTTGAAAGAATTAATGGAAATTTATATTACCCATCAAATTGAAATTATTCTTAAAAAAGCTAATTTTGAATTAAAAAAACATGAACATCAATTTCATATTATTTCAGGTCTTGTTAAAGCATTAAAAAATATTAATATTATAATTGAATTAATTAAAGCTTCTAAAAAAACAGATGAAGCTTTATTTGAATTGCAAAATAAATTAGAATTTTCTGAAAAACAAGCAAAAGCTATTTTAGAAATGAGATTGCAACGTTTAACTGGTTTAGAACAAGAAAAACTAAGTAATGAATTACTATTAATTGGAGAAGAAATTACTCGTTTAAGAATTTTAATTAGCGAACCTGAAAAACAAGTTGAATTAATGATTTCACAATTAACAATCATTAAAGAAAATTATGGAGATGAAAGAAGAACTGAAATCATTGAAAATTATGAAGGAGAAATCATTGATGAAGCTCTAATAAAAGAAGAGCAAGTAGTAATTACACTATCAAAAAGTGGATATATCAAACGCTTACCATTAGATACTTATCGTACTCAAAACCGTGGTGGAGTTGGAGTAAAAGGGGTTGGTGGTGACAATGATATTAATAGTGATGATATTGATAAAGTATTAATTACTTCTACTCATTCTGATTTGTTAATTTTTAGTAATAAAGGTAAAGTTTATCGTATTCGTGCTCACGTAGTTCCTGCTTATTCACGAACAGCCAAAGGTACACCAATTATTAATTTAATTTCTACTGAAAAAAATGAAACAATTAAAACCATAATTTCATTATCTGACAGTTATGATAAAAAAACTAATCTATTTTTTGTTACTAAAAAAGGCATTATTAAACGTTCAACTTTAGACCAATTTGAATCTATCCGTCAAAATGGAAAAATAGCCATTACGTTAAAACCTAATGACCAATTGGTTAGTGTCTTAAAAACAACAGGTGACAATGAAATTATTATCGCTGTTGCTACAGGTAGAGCAGTAAGAATCCATGAAAGTCAAGTACGAGTAATGTCGAGAACTGCAGCTGGTGTTAAAGGAATTGATACAAAAGGGACTCATGTTATCGGTATGTGTGCTAACCAAGACACTAATTTGGTTTTATCAATTAGTGAAAAAGGATATGGTAAAATTAGCCCATTTGATGAATATCGTCTATTAAACCGTGGTGGTAAAGGTGTAATTTCAATGAAATTAACACCAAAAACTGGAAAATTAATTGAAATAAATACAATAGATAATACTTATAACAGTAATGATTTATTAATAATTACTTTAAAAGGAACTGTTATTAGATTTTCACTTGAAGATATTAGAACAACAGGAAGAAATACGATTGGTGTAAAACTAATTAGATTTAAAACAGAAGATGATGCTATTTCCTCAATTGTAACAATTCCCATTACTAAAGAAAAAACTATTTTTATTGAATAA
- the serS gene encoding serine--tRNA ligase, translated as MIDIEKIRNNIEKVITKLKTRNQDYSKELNNILKLDLKIRSLKTKNQQFEAESNKQSKKNGELISLKKNQEVNQIKEKMSTLKKEIIINNLEINKIELEINDLMAKIPNIPHVSVPVGEDEHNNVEIRKWGKITKETSSPHWDIVEALDIIDFSRATKLSGTRFIMYKNKGALLVRALMNFMIDSHIKIGYVEFLPPLIVNKENLFGTGQLPKFSEDLFQLTNEQYLIPTAEVPLTNIYRNEIIEFSQLPIKMCAYTPCFRSETGSAGRDTRGIIRLHQFNKVELVQIVDPEKSYQALEELTNNAEAILKSLNIPYRVISLCTGDMGFSSAKTYDLELWMPSQNCYREVSSCSNCEDFQSRRMKTRSKKDDNCKIFPHTLNGSGLAIDRVVAAILENFYDEKIKVLNIPEVLQSYMNNLKTI; from the coding sequence ATGATAGATATAGAAAAAATTCGCAATAATATTGAAAAAGTTATTACAAAATTAAAAACAAGAAATCAAGACTATAGTAAAGAACTAAATAATATATTGAAATTAGATTTAAAAATTCGTAGTTTAAAAACTAAAAATCAACAATTTGAAGCAGAAAGTAACAAACAATCTAAAAAAAATGGTGAATTAATTAGTCTTAAAAAAAATCAAGAAGTAAATCAAATTAAAGAAAAAATGAGTACTTTAAAAAAAGAAATTATTATTAATAATCTAGAAATAAACAAAATTGAATTAGAAATAAACGATTTAATGGCTAAAATTCCTAATATTCCTCATGTTTCTGTTCCTGTTGGCGAAGATGAACATAATAATGTTGAAATTAGAAAATGAGGTAAAATCACTAAAGAAACAAGCAGTCCCCATTGGGATATAGTTGAAGCATTGGATATAATTGATTTTTCACGTGCGACTAAACTTAGTGGCACAAGATTTATTATGTATAAAAATAAAGGTGCGCTTTTAGTAAGGGCATTAATGAATTTTATGATTGATTCGCATATAAAAATAGGATATGTTGAATTTTTACCACCTTTAATTGTTAACAAGGAAAACTTATTTGGTACTGGACAGTTACCTAAATTTAGTGAAGATTTATTTCAATTAACCAATGAACAATATCTAATTCCAACAGCTGAAGTACCATTAACTAATATTTACCGTAATGAAATTATTGAGTTTTCACAATTACCTATTAAAATGTGTGCTTATACGCCTTGCTTTCGTTCAGAAACAGGCTCAGCTGGTAGAGATACGAGAGGTATTATTAGATTACATCAATTCAATAAAGTAGAACTAGTACAAATTGTTGATCCTGAAAAATCTTATCAAGCATTAGAAGAACTTACAAATAATGCTGAAGCAATTTTAAAAAGTTTAAACATTCCATATCGAGTTATTAGTCTTTGTACAGGAGATATGGGTTTTAGTTCTGCTAAAACTTATGATTTGGAATTATGAATGCCATCGCAAAATTGTTATCGTGAAGTTTCTTCATGTAGTAATTGTGAAGATTTTCAAAGTAGAAGAATGAAAACAAGAAGTAAAAAAGATGATAACTGCAAAATTTTTCCTCATACTTTAAATGGTTCTGGACTAGCTATTGATCGTGTTGTAGCAGCAATCTTAGAAAATTTTTACGATGAAAAAATAAAAGTCTTAAATATTCCTGAGGTATTACAATCTTATATGAACAATTTAAAAACTATCTAA
- a CDS encoding nucleoside deaminase: protein MKNQNYMEMALKLAKKASVNGDVPVGAIIVDENGKIIGRGFNKKEKEQDPTQHAEIIAIKKACKKNGNWRLINCTIYTTLEPCLMCVGALLQTRIKHIVFALKDIKFGCVDSLYNLTLDKRFNHRSDYTYSLNLDSKKMLQTFFGEIRSLQ from the coding sequence ATGAAAAATCAAAACTATATGGAAATGGCTTTAAAACTTGCTAAAAAAGCATCTGTTAATGGTGATGTGCCTGTTGGGGCTATCATTGTTGATGAAAACGGTAAAATTATTGGTAGAGGTTTTAATAAAAAAGAAAAAGAACAGGACCCAACTCAGCACGCTGAGATTATTGCTATAAAAAAAGCATGTAAAAAAAATGGTAACTGACGTTTAATAAACTGTACTATTTATACAACACTAGAGCCATGTTTAATGTGTGTTGGTGCTCTTTTACAAACTAGAATCAAACATATTGTTTTTGCATTAAAAGATATTAAATTTGGTTGTGTAGATTCACTTTATAATTTAACTCTAGATAAAAGATTTAATCATCGTAGTGATTATACATACTCTTTAAACTTAGATAGTAAAAAAATGCTTCAAACATTTTTTGGTGAAATTCGTAGTTTACAATAA
- the dnaX gene encoding DNA polymerase III subunit gamma/tau, with protein MKYKSLYRKYRPNTFSEIVSQENIVKILKNSIANNTFNHAYLFSGSKGTGKTSTAKIFAKAINCQSNIKGEVCDTCETCTNINSENYVDILEIDGASNNGVDEIRSIRENINLLPMNAKYKVYIIDEVHMLTTSAFNALLKTLEEPPQHIIFILATTEPYKVLPTIISRCQWFEFKKINVEATINHFIKILNSEKIEFEVEAINELAVLSDGSLRDGLNYLEKIFNYNNIITLINVEKIFSVLSIKNKIKFLINIFNCNMQTVIEQLIIFDEYTIQYKKFIIEFIYVIEDIIIYHLTKTRELLKILNISQVNIFSEVVKSDLYTILNAFNEVLIQDNVDDLKPILILKILNLINIFESKYTLNYEEISTKPEVVTNKLAIIEPVKTPLPEVKKMPEIVEPKIKVEILQTQIDKNNEISHAPIMENSKNSEIIYSAINLILQADKDIRKEVNQKWKKITDFVSDNKFRNISKIYINTLVAAAAKNGIIIITENIIQADLINQKFLNKEHRKFLTFLLGKEYMIFALDKIQWQKTRKKYQELLTKNMLPQAENITISQVITETIDDNDKDPTLHFVQRIFSKVEEI; from the coding sequence ATGAAATACAAATCTTTATATAGAAAATACCGTCCAAATACTTTTTCTGAGATTGTTAGTCAAGAAAATATTGTGAAAATATTAAAAAATTCAATTGCCAACAATACTTTTAATCATGCTTATTTATTTTCAGGAAGTAAAGGAACAGGTAAAACATCAACTGCTAAAATATTTGCTAAAGCAATTAATTGCCAAAGTAATATTAAAGGCGAAGTTTGTGATACTTGTGAAACATGTACCAACATTAATAGCGAAAATTATGTTGATATTTTAGAAATTGATGGAGCTTCTAATAATGGTGTTGATGAAATCAGAAGTATTAGAGAAAATATTAATTTATTACCAATGAACGCTAAATATAAAGTATATATTATTGATGAAGTTCATATGTTAACAACATCTGCTTTTAATGCTTTGTTAAAAACATTAGAGGAGCCACCACAACATATTATTTTTATTTTAGCAACAACAGAACCATATAAAGTCTTACCAACGATTATTTCACGTTGTCAATGATTTGAATTTAAAAAAATAAATGTTGAAGCGACTATTAATCATTTTATTAAAATTTTAAATAGTGAAAAAATTGAGTTTGAAGTAGAAGCTATTAATGAGTTAGCTGTCCTAAGTGACGGTTCATTACGTGACGGTTTAAATTACTTAGAAAAAATATTTAATTATAATAATATTATAACACTTATAAATGTTGAAAAAATATTTTCTGTTCTTTCAATTAAAAATAAAATTAAATTTTTAATCAATATTTTTAATTGTAATATGCAAACAGTTATCGAACAATTAATAATATTTGATGAATATACTATTCAATATAAAAAGTTTATTATTGAATTTATATATGTTATTGAAGATATTATAATTTATCACTTAACAAAAACTAGAGAATTACTTAAAATACTAAATATTTCACAAGTAAATATTTTTTCTGAAGTTGTAAAATCAGATTTATATACCATTTTAAATGCTTTTAATGAAGTTTTAATACAAGATAATGTTGATGACTTAAAACCAATTTTAATTTTAAAAATTCTAAATTTAATTAATATTTTTGAAAGTAAATATACTTTAAATTATGAAGAAATTAGTACTAAACCTGAGGTGGTTACTAACAAATTAGCAATAATTGAACCAGTAAAAACCCCCTTACCAGAAGTAAAAAAAATGCCAGAAATAGTTGAACCAAAAATTAAAGTGGAAATACTGCAAACACAAATTGATAAAAATAATGAAATTTCTCATGCACCAATAATGGAAAATTCCAAAAATAGTGAGATAATTTATAGTGCCATCAATTTAATTTTGCAAGCTGATAAGGACATTAGAAAAGAAGTTAATCAAAAATGAAAAAAAATCACTGATTTTGTTAGTGATAATAAATTTCGCAATATTTCTAAGATATATATTAATACTTTAGTTGCTGCTGCTGCAAAAAATGGCATTATTATTATTACTGAAAATATTATTCAAGCTGATTTAATAAACCAAAAATTTTTAAATAAAGAACATAGAAAATTTTTAACATTTTTATTAGGTAAAGAATATATGATTTTTGCTCTTGATAAAATTCAATGACAAAAAACGAGAAAGAAATATCAAGAGTTATTAACAAAAAATATGCTTCCACAAGCAGAAAATATTACAATTTCACAAGTTATTACTGAAACTATTGATGATAATGATAAAGACCCTACTTTACACTTTGTGCAAAGAATATTTTCAAAAGTAGAAGAAATATAA
- a CDS encoding YbaB/EbfC family nucleoid-associated protein, which translates to MDMRKLMMQAQAMQGKLEKFKKEEFTFLSNDKLIEIVMTGDREIISLNIQKLLQELEDDYEMISDMLKVALNDALKTIDKKEKAIAGNLK; encoded by the coding sequence ATGGATATGAGAAAACTTATGATGCAAGCACAAGCAATGCAAGGCAAACTGGAAAAATTTAAAAAAGAAGAATTCACTTTTTTAAGTAATGATAAATTAATTGAGATAGTTATGACAGGTGATCGTGAAATTATTTCACTTAATATTCAAAAATTACTTCAAGAACTTGAAGATGACTATGAAATGATAAGCGATATGTTGAAAGTAGCTTTAAATGATGCGCTTAAAACTATAGATAAAAAAGAAAAGGCTATTGCTGGTAATTTAAAGTAA